The DNA window TTCCTGCGCCAAGGCCAGCGCCATCGAGTCCTGGGCAAAGGCCAACGGCGTGCCGCGGTAAATATTCCGTGAGAACTGGTCCAACACGACAATTTCGGCCAAACGCCCTCTGGCGGTTCCACGCCAGACGAACAACTCGCCAGCAGCGGCTTGTTGCAGGACATCCCCAAAGCGCTTCCTTAACAAGGCATCGAAGGACGGATCAAAACACCTCCACTGGTCTTGATCAATTTCCTTAAACCAAAAGGTCAGTATCTCTTCCAACATTTCCGATTCCTACGCTCTCGCTACGCAAGAGAGGCTGCGCAACGCTTTCAAAATAATAGCTTGCTACGCTTACTGCGAAAGCGCCAGAGGCCAAAAAAGCCTGAAGTTAGCAGAGCCATGGCAGGCGAAGCGGCAATGGAACCATCCCAGCTTCCGTGAAGGCCGGTTGGCTAGCGGCTGACAGTAGTTTGCCTGCAGCTTCTGCAGCCCGCATGCACCCGATGGGTTCACGCAGGTGATGGTGGTTTTGGCGCGGCTGCCGTCTGCTTCGGACAGAGTAGACAGCACCGCGCCGGAGGATGGACCGCTGAGGCTTGCGCCGTTTCATTACACATAATTGCAATTTCATATTATTTGTGTAATATTTACCGCCATGCCTTCCTTCCGCACACCCGAACCCAAGGTACAGCCCAAGCACCTGCTGCTCGAGTTGCTGCTGGCCAGCGACGACGAGCCGCTGCCCGTCAGCCATGCCGTGGCCGCATGCGCGGTGTTCGGTCTCAGCGAAAACCATGTGCGCGTAACCCTGGCGCGGCTGGCCGCGCAGGACATGGTGCTGACCACCGAGCGCGGCGCCTACCGCCTGGGCCCGGCGGCGCGCAGCCTGGCGCGGGATGTGGCGAACTGGCGCCACGCCGAACAGCGCCTGCGCCCCTGGAACGGGCAATACGTGGCCGTGCACTGCGGCGCACTGGCACGCAGCGACCGCAGCGCCACCCAACAG is part of the Simplicispira sp. 125 genome and encodes:
- a CDS encoding DUF924 family protein, which codes for MLEEILTFWFKEIDQDQWRCFDPSFDALLRKRFGDVLQQAAAGELFVWRGTARGRLAEIVVLDQFSRNIYRGTPLAFAQDSMALALAQEAVSAGLLFKLDAEECGFLLMPYMHSESRVIHVQAETLFQQHAPSRYEPELRHKAIVDRFGRYPHRNKILGRVSTAEEIEFLKLPGSSF